In Paenibacillus sp. FSL R7-0345, a single window of DNA contains:
- a CDS encoding LysR family transcriptional regulator, with product MDEKDWLTLVVLGTERNITKTAERSYLSQPSLTHRLQQLEKELGIGLFVYRLPSAGGTAAFFRSLPAVSVA from the coding sequence ATGGACGAAAAGGATTGGCTCACACTGGTCGTACTGGGAACTGAACGCAATATTACGAAAACAGCGGAGCGCAGCTATCTCTCCCAGCCTTCGCTTACCCACCGTCTGCAGCAGCTGGAAAAAGAGCTTGGTATCGGGTTGTTCGTCTACCGACTACCGTCTGCCGGCGGTACTGCGGCTTTTTTCCGAAGCCTACCCGCAGTCTCTGTAGCTTAG
- a CDS encoding AraC family transcriptional regulator — protein MSEVRIKQQQELGQLIQHFSPKDGVFETAIPGLFVICYSEVSEPAYRVYKPSFCVIAQGEKEIFLAQERFEYGPADYLVASMNLPVVGQIIRASEELPYLSMKLEFTHDQILEVINDASVRIIPNENAKRAIFVGQTEQSLIDATLRLMELLHRPEDIPFLAPLFIKEILYTLLKGPYGAALGQIAMEGSNTYRIREAIDQLTAHYDQSIRVEQLAEAASMSLSTFHRNFKEVTGMTPIQFQKQLRLQEARRILLSESAEAAEVAFRVGYESASQFSREYSRMFGAPPRSDVKQLKEMYDPAKSMVFLGD, from the coding sequence ATGTCCGAAGTCAGAATCAAACAGCAACAAGAGCTGGGCCAGCTCATTCAGCACTTTTCGCCAAAAGACGGAGTATTTGAAACTGCAATACCGGGTTTATTTGTCATCTGCTATTCTGAAGTGTCCGAGCCGGCGTACAGGGTGTACAAGCCTTCCTTTTGTGTAATTGCCCAAGGTGAAAAAGAAATATTTCTGGCGCAGGAGCGCTTTGAATACGGGCCGGCTGATTACCTGGTCGCTTCAATGAATCTCCCGGTGGTCGGTCAGATCATCAGGGCTTCAGAGGAACTTCCCTATCTGAGCATGAAGCTGGAATTTACACATGATCAGATTTTGGAGGTCATTAACGATGCTAGCGTGCGTATTATTCCCAATGAAAACGCCAAACGCGCTATTTTTGTGGGTCAGACGGAACAGTCTTTGATAGATGCGACTCTCAGACTGATGGAATTATTGCACCGGCCGGAGGATATCCCCTTTTTAGCACCTTTGTTCATAAAAGAGATCCTGTACACCCTGCTAAAAGGTCCCTACGGTGCCGCACTCGGTCAAATCGCGATGGAGGGCAGCAATACTTACCGGATCAGAGAGGCGATTGATCAGCTGACAGCCCATTATGACCAGTCGATCCGGGTGGAACAGCTTGCCGAAGCAGCGAGTATGAGCCTGTCTACTTTTCACCGTAACTTTAAGGAAGTGACCGGCATGACGCCGATCCAGTTTCAGAAGCAGCTGCGGCTTCAGGAGGCCCGGCGGATTCTTTTGTCTGAATCTGCTGAAGCAGCCGAGGTCGCTTTCCGGGTCGGTTATGAGAGTGCTTCCCAGTTCAGCCGGGAATATTCGCGGATGTTCGGTGCTCCGCCGCGGTCTGATGTGAAGCAATTGAAGGAAATGTATGATCCCGCTAAAAGCATGGTTTTTCTGGGTGATTGA
- a CDS encoding aldo/keto reductase, whose amino-acid sequence MDYVKFGNTGLDVSRICLGCMSFGEALPEWHQWVLNEERSREIIKRALELGINFFDTANIYANGTSEEFTGRALKDYANRDEIVLATKVWGRMHKGPNGGGLSRKAILSEIDKSLKRLGTDYVDLYIIHRWDYNTPVEETMEALHDIVKAGKARYIGASAMYAWQFQKAQYAAEKNGWTRFVSMQNHLNLIYREEEREMLPLLKDQQMASTPYSPLASGRLIRDWSETTLRSETDHIQKSKYDATAEADRLIIERVASLAEKRGVPRIHIALAWLLQKETVAAPIIGATKLSQLEDAVGALSVKLTEEEVSFLEELYIPHRVVGAQ is encoded by the coding sequence ATGGATTATGTTAAATTCGGTAATACCGGACTGGATGTTTCACGGATTTGCCTGGGCTGTATGAGCTTCGGTGAGGCGCTGCCGGAATGGCACCAGTGGGTGCTTAATGAGGAACGCAGCCGTGAAATCATCAAGCGTGCGCTAGAGCTGGGTATTAACTTTTTTGATACAGCCAATATTTACGCAAACGGCACCAGTGAGGAATTCACCGGCCGGGCACTCAAAGATTATGCTAACCGGGATGAAATCGTACTGGCTACTAAAGTCTGGGGACGTATGCATAAGGGGCCGAATGGCGGGGGCTTGTCACGGAAGGCTATTTTGAGTGAGATTGACAAAAGCCTCAAGCGGCTGGGAACCGACTATGTCGATCTTTACATTATCCACCGCTGGGATTACAATACGCCGGTTGAGGAAACGATGGAAGCATTGCATGATATCGTAAAAGCGGGAAAAGCCCGGTATATCGGTGCTTCCGCGATGTATGCCTGGCAATTCCAGAAGGCGCAGTATGCTGCAGAGAAGAACGGCTGGACCCGTTTTGTATCCATGCAAAATCACCTGAATCTGATCTACCGGGAAGAGGAACGGGAAATGCTGCCGCTCCTCAAGGATCAGCAAATGGCATCGACCCCGTACAGTCCGCTGGCATCCGGAAGACTGATCCGCGACTGGTCCGAAACTACGCTCCGCTCGGAAACGGATCACATCCAGAAATCCAAATATGATGCAACGGCTGAGGCCGACAGGCTGATCATTGAACGGGTAGCGTCACTTGCTGAGAAGCGCGGCGTACCGCGAATTCATATTGCTCTTGCCTGGCTGCTGCAGAAGGAAACGGTAGCCGCTCCGATTATAGGGGCAACCAAGCTAAGCCAGCTTGAAGATGCTGTAGGCGCGCTATCTGTGAAGCTGACAGAAGAAGAGGTTTCTTTTCTCGAGGAGCTGTACATCCCGCACCGTGTAGTCGGAGCCCAATAA
- a CDS encoding aldo/keto reductase, giving the protein MEYVTLNNGVQMPVLGYGVYQIPDHEECERCVLDAINVGYRSIDTAQAYRNEEAVGRAIKKSGVAREELFITTKVWISNAGYERAKASIEESMRKLQLDYLDLVLIHQPFNDYYGTYRAMEELYKAGKIRAIGVSNFYPDRYIDLVKFSEVVPAVNQVETHVFHQQTAAHEIMKKYNTQIESWGPFAEGRNNFFTNAVLQEVGDQYNKSTAQVALRYLIQRGIVVIPKTVNKDRMEQNLNVFDFELTADDMDKIAALDTGESAFFSHADPQTVEFMTDYGKKGLE; this is encoded by the coding sequence ATGGAATATGTAACACTTAACAATGGCGTTCAAATGCCGGTACTGGGATATGGGGTATATCAGATTCCCGATCACGAAGAATGTGAAAGATGTGTACTCGATGCAATCAACGTGGGTTACCGCTCCATTGATACTGCACAGGCATACCGCAATGAAGAGGCTGTAGGCCGGGCGATCAAGAAAAGCGGGGTAGCGAGAGAGGAGCTTTTTATCACCACCAAGGTGTGGATCTCCAATGCAGGCTACGAAAGGGCCAAAGCCTCGATTGAGGAATCCATGCGCAAGCTGCAGCTCGACTATCTGGATCTGGTGCTGATCCACCAGCCGTTTAATGATTATTATGGAACCTACCGGGCGATGGAGGAGCTTTATAAAGCAGGTAAAATCAGAGCCATCGGCGTAAGCAACTTCTACCCGGACAGATATATTGACCTGGTTAAATTCAGTGAGGTCGTTCCTGCCGTCAACCAGGTGGAGACTCATGTTTTCCATCAGCAGACTGCAGCACACGAAATTATGAAAAAGTACAACACACAGATTGAATCCTGGGGCCCGTTTGCGGAAGGAAGAAACAACTTCTTTACCAATGCTGTCCTGCAGGAGGTCGGTGACCAATATAACAAGTCCACTGCCCAGGTCGCTCTGCGCTATCTGATTCAGCGGGGCATAGTCGTGATTCCCAAAACCGTGAACAAAGACCGCATGGAGCAGAACCTCAACGTCTTTGATTTTGAACTGACTGCCGATGATATGGACAAAATTGCCGCGCTCGATACCGGCGAAAGCGCCTTTTTCTCCCACGCAGACCCGCAGACTGTTGAATTTATGACCGACTACGGTAAAAAAGGGCTGGAATAG
- a CDS encoding alpha-glucosidase C-terminal domain-containing protein, producing MCSCTPSRSEDFNEQQAHSYYDVMVKERGEPEELIMERIRKKSRDHARTPVQWDDSPNAGFTVGKPWLPVHPDYKEVNLKAQLDDPDSVFHFYKKLIRLRKEHLVMVYGEFDLLLEDHQHIFAYSRHNEEEEWLILLNFSGEESHWELPDQEAERLEGADFLFGNYPGEAESKCHRKGTLKPYEGLVYRRSKEPIQGQNRE from the coding sequence ATGTGCTCATGTACACCAAGCCGGAGCGAAGATTTTAACGAGCAGCAGGCTCATTCGTACTATGATGTAATGGTTAAGGAACGGGGTGAGCCGGAAGAGCTCATTATGGAGCGGATCAGAAAGAAATCGCGGGATCATGCCCGCACTCCCGTGCAGTGGGATGACAGCCCGAACGCCGGCTTTACTGTCGGCAAGCCCTGGCTGCCGGTTCATCCTGATTACAAAGAGGTCAATTTAAAAGCACAGCTTGATGACCCGGACTCTGTGTTTCATTTCTACAAAAAGCTGATCCGTCTGCGTAAAGAGCATCTGGTCATGGTTTACGGTGAGTTTGACCTCCTGCTAGAGGATCATCAGCACATCTTCGCCTACTCCCGGCATAATGAAGAGGAGGAGTGGCTGATCCTGCTCAACTTCTCTGGTGAAGAATCGCATTGGGAACTCCCGGATCAGGAGGCTGAGCGGCTTGAAGGCGCAGATTTCCTCTTCGGCAATTATCCTGGTGAGGCTGAGTCTAAATGTCACCGCAAGGGTACACTGAAGCCTTATGAAGGACTGGTCTACCGGAGGAGTAAAGAGCCCATTCAGGGACAAAACCGGGAATGA
- a CDS encoding alpha-amylase family glycosyl hydrolase, giving the protein MYKTYWKESVVYEVYLRSFKDSDGDGTGDLNGLISKADYFSELGIDTIWLSPVYASPNVDNGYDIKDYRAIQHEYGTMAQWEQLLEELHKRGIRLIMDLVLNHTSDEHPWFIDAKSCRDSRYRDFYIWRPAAEDGGPPNNWTSYLGKPAWTYDEGSGEYYLHLYNAKQPDLNWDNPELRAEMHKMMTFWLDKGIDGFRMDAINSISKDQRFPDTGKTKLQANGEPYTKNGPRIHEFLREMNDKVFSRYEIFTAGETSKVNEEDVLMYTKPERRF; this is encoded by the coding sequence ATGTACAAAACATACTGGAAGGAAAGCGTAGTATACGAAGTTTACTTGCGGAGTTTTAAAGACAGCGACGGGGATGGCACCGGTGACTTAAACGGCCTGATCTCCAAAGCAGACTACTTTTCCGAGCTTGGAATCGATACCATCTGGCTGTCTCCTGTCTATGCGTCACCGAATGTGGACAACGGATATGATATAAAGGATTACCGGGCAATCCAGCATGAATACGGAACGATGGCACAATGGGAACAGCTGCTGGAGGAGCTGCATAAACGGGGCATCAGGCTGATCATGGATCTGGTACTGAATCATACCTCGGATGAGCATCCCTGGTTCATAGATGCAAAATCCTGCAGAGACAGCCGTTACCGTGACTTCTATATTTGGCGGCCAGCTGCGGAAGATGGCGGCCCGCCTAATAACTGGACCTCTTATCTGGGAAAGCCAGCCTGGACTTATGATGAAGGCAGCGGTGAATACTATCTTCATTTATATAACGCCAAACAGCCTGATTTGAACTGGGATAATCCGGAGCTGCGGGCGGAGATGCACAAGATGATGACCTTCTGGCTTGATAAGGGCATTGACGGATTCCGGATGGATGCCATTAATTCGATTTCCAAGGATCAGCGTTTCCCGGATACCGGTAAGACGAAATTACAGGCGAATGGTGAACCCTACACTAAAAACGGTCCGCGGATTCACGAATTTCTGCGGGAGATGAACGATAAGGTGTTCTCCCGCTATGAGATTTTCACTGCAGGTGAGACCTCCAAGGTCAATGAAGAGGATGTGCTCATGTACACCAAGCCGGAGCGAAGATTTTAA
- a CDS encoding lmo0937 family membrane protein — translation MLWGLIGLVVLLWLFGFIFNVVGNLIHLLLIVAVVLFLVNLFRGRSRG, via the coding sequence ATGCTATGGGGCTTAATCGGACTAGTGGTGCTGTTATGGCTGTTCGGCTTTATTTTTAATGTCGTCGGCAATCTTATTCATCTGCTGCTCATTGTCGCCGTGGTTCTCTTTCTGGTCAACCTGTTCCGTGGTCGTTCCAGGGGTTAG
- a CDS encoding MerR family transcriptional regulator produces MSSMFLIGEISRLFQIDIRTLRYYDEMGLFTPASVDEQTGYRYYSIEQFESLNTILYLKALNIPLKEIRQFVHNRNLDDILSLLKEQRSRTEQKIREYEQIQKKIVQRIHQIEDAARTEELFTIRLTELPERTMIKLKQSIHRSDNLEMWIRHLENSSPSKSGVFLGQVGLILSAASLAEHHFDEYDAIFLFVEHDKHSSSKLDLITLPAQTCLTIRFVGTHADAALHYEKLLRHAEETGYAIKEDALEITYIDYGLTQDASKFVTEIQLPVKKD; encoded by the coding sequence ATGAGCAGCATGTTTTTGATAGGCGAAATCTCCAGGCTCTTTCAAATCGATATCCGGACACTGCGGTATTACGATGAAATGGGTCTGTTCACACCGGCATCTGTGGATGAACAAACCGGTTACCGTTACTATTCTATCGAGCAGTTCGAGAGCCTGAATACCATATTGTACCTTAAGGCCCTGAACATTCCGCTAAAAGAAATCAGGCAATTCGTACATAACCGGAATCTTGATGATATTCTCTCCCTGTTAAAAGAGCAGAGGAGCCGGACGGAGCAGAAAATCAGGGAGTACGAACAGATTCAAAAGAAAATAGTCCAGCGGATTCATCAGATTGAAGATGCCGCCAGAACGGAGGAGCTTTTCACCATACGTCTGACAGAGCTTCCTGAGCGGACAATGATCAAGCTGAAGCAGAGTATTCACCGCAGCGATAATCTGGAAATGTGGATCAGGCATCTGGAGAACAGCAGTCCATCGAAATCGGGTGTTTTCCTTGGTCAAGTGGGTCTGATTCTTTCGGCGGCGAGTCTTGCTGAGCACCATTTCGATGAATATGACGCGATTTTTCTGTTTGTAGAGCATGATAAGCATTCCTCATCTAAGCTGGACCTGATAACGCTTCCCGCACAGACCTGTCTGACGATCCGGTTTGTCGGAACCCATGCAGACGCAGCATTACACTATGAAAAGTTACTAAGACACGCAGAGGAAACAGGTTATGCCATAAAAGAGGATGCGCTTGAAATCACTTACATCGACTATGGGCTTACACAGGATGCATCCAAATTCGTTACCGAAATTCAATTACCGGTGAAAAAAGATTGA
- a CDS encoding DUF554 domain-containing protein, producing MIGTIVNTVAIIIGSVTGSVLKKGLKETYQDILMQAMGLAATALGINAIAKYLPDSEYPVLFIVSLALGGVIGQMLDLEQRFKNVVATFSAGNLAEGLSTAILLFCVGTMSIIGPIESALNGNNTYLYTNAILDGVTSVVLASTFGIGIIWAAAVLFCWQGSLYLLANVLSDFITPTLLTETSIVGGVLILCAGLSILGVRSFKTINLIPSLLIPVIFITVKSGLGL from the coding sequence ATGATAGGAACGATCGTCAATACAGTTGCCATTATTATCGGGAGTGTTACCGGAAGCGTGTTAAAGAAGGGATTAAAGGAGACTTACCAAGACATTCTTATGCAGGCAATGGGGCTGGCTGCAACTGCTTTGGGCATTAATGCCATAGCCAAATATCTGCCTGACAGCGAGTACCCTGTGTTATTTATCGTCAGTCTGGCTCTCGGCGGAGTTATTGGCCAGATGCTGGACCTTGAGCAGCGGTTTAAAAACGTAGTTGCTACATTTTCAGCGGGAAATCTGGCGGAAGGCTTATCTACAGCCATTCTGCTGTTCTGCGTTGGAACCATGTCTATTATAGGACCTATTGAAAGTGCCCTGAACGGCAACAATACTTACCTGTACACAAATGCCATCCTTGACGGGGTAACCTCAGTAGTGCTGGCTTCCACATTTGGGATCGGGATTATCTGGGCTGCAGCGGTGCTGTTCTGCTGGCAGGGTTCTCTGTATCTGCTGGCTAACGTGCTATCTGACTTTATTACACCAACCCTGCTGACTGAAACCTCGATTGTCGGCGGGGTGCTGATTTTATGTGCCGGTCTGAGCATTCTTGGTGTACGCAGCTTTAAAACCATTAACCTGATTCCCTCCCTTCTGATTCCTGTAATCTTCATCACTGTTAAAAGCGGGCTGGGGCTGTAG